AGCAGTTCACCCGGCGCCGGCCCCCAGTAGGGTTCGATCTCAGTGTAGGCGGGGAACAGCCGGCGGTACTCCTCAACGGTCAGATGGGCAGCCACGTTGGCGTCGGTGCCGTTGATCAGCGCGTTGCCTTCGACCACCATCTGGCGCAGAGCCTCGGCGCTGGCCGGCAGTTCTACCTGGTAGCCAGCGGCCTTCAGTTCGCTCAGCAGCCGGTAGACACTGGCGAACACGTCCAGGTAGGCCGCGGTGCCGATGCTGCCCATACTGGGCGGAAAGTTGAAGAGCACCAGGGCGACGCGCTTCTCGGCGTTGGCCTTGCGGCGCAGGGCCACGCGGCGGGCCACGCGGTCAGCCAGGCGCTCGATCTGCTCGGGCACGGGCACGGCTACCCCGCTGTCGCCCGAGGGGCCGCCATAGACCAGCGGCTCGGTGGCGCCTTCGAGTTCGGCCAGGGCCACGTTCATAGCGAGGTGCATCGGGTTCAGGCCGCGCTCATCGCGTCGCCACTCCTCGACGCGCTGGAAGACCAGGGGAATGGCCTGGAGAAAGGGGATGTTGAGCGCCTCAAGGGCCGCGCGGGCCTCTTCGGGGCGGCTCTGGGCCATGCCGCCGGCCATGGCGAAGCCCGAGGTGGTGAGCAGCAGATCAATCGTCGGGCGACCCTGGGCGTCCTTGAAGAAGTCGAGGGCGGGCCGGTTATCCAGGGTGGCGGTGTAGGCCAGGCGCGCCTCCAGCCCGCGCGCCTCCAGCGCGTGGATGAGGGCGCCCAGGTGAGCCACATTGTTGCCGAGGGTGATCACCCGCAGCGAGAGTAGCCCCACCACGCCCCGGTCGAGCCGCAGGCGACGTTTGCGTTGCCACTTCTCGTAACTCTTCAGGTCGGCGAAGGGTCCCGGAGCGTCGGGGTGCCAGAGAGCTACATCGGGGTAGAGGTCGGCATCGCGCACGGGCAGCCGGCCCCGCAGCTCGGGCACGTAACGCTCGCCGATCAGGCAGAGCATGCGTTGCAGGTTCTCGGGGCTGTTGTTGACCCAGTACTGGTGCAGGCTGATGAAGCTGTGCAGGTCGCGGAAGCGCCCGGGCAGGAACTTCAGGACCTTCGTCAGCCCCTTGACCATGGCAAGCTGACGCGACACCTCGCCATGGCCGTGCCTGGGTTTGAGGGCCTGCATGATCCCGTGGTGGCCGCCTTCGGCGCTCTGATCGCCGAGGGTGAACTTACCCATGCGCGTCAGCCGCGCCAGGGCGGGGTTGCTCATAATCACGGCGACCGGGCAGGAAGCCCCGGCCAGGATAGGCTCGAGCGGGCGCACATAGGCCTCGCCGAAAAGCATCGCGCCGAGCACAAAATCGGCGCGGGCCACCTCGTCTTGCACCTCGGCGAGGCGGGCCGGATCGGCCAGATCCGCGCTGGTGTAGACATTGATGGCGACTGGCACGCCGTAGTCGCGCTGAATGGCGGCGGCAGCGGCCCGCAGCCCGACGGTGTAATTATCCTGGGTCGTGAGCACGACGATTCGCATTGCTGCCTCCTTGCATGCGAAGCGAGGGCCGGATACCGGCGATCGTACACCCCTGCCGCGCCGCGTCGGGGGAGGGAATCTTCACGCCGGGTAAGGAAGGCGCAACCGCAACCGCGGGGCGGGGGCGCGCCCCGCATGGCATTACCGGTTCCGGGGGCGGTTGGGGGCGGCGCGCCTCGGATGGGGCGCCGGTTCCGGGGCCGCCGGGGGGCCGCGCCGCGCCTCGGATGGGGCGCCGGTCCCGGGGCAGGCGGGGGGCGGCGGCCCGCCCCGGATGGGGTGCCGGTCCCGGGGCCGACGTAGAGACGGCCCGGCGGGCCGTCTCTACGGGTCGCCGCGGGGGGATGATTCGTCGGGATGGGCGCGCGTCGCCACGGGGCGGGTTCACCGGCACCGCCGGGGGGATCATCCGCCGGGATGGGCGCGCGTCGCCGAAGGGCCGCGGCGTGCCGCCCCGTAGATCGTCTTATACCCCTACGAGGTATTTTCGATCGCGTGTCACTCTTGTGCGGTATGGTATACTATGCCTGTGCCATCCGCAGGGGGGTATGCTCCCCTGTGCGTTCGCGAGGAGGGTTTTGCATGCACAACAAAGTTGTGATTATCGGCTCGGGTCCCGCGGGCCTGACCGCCGCCCTGTATGCCGCGCGCGCCAATCTGGAGCCGCTGGTGGTGCGCGGGTTGCAGCCCGGCGGCCTGATCGCCACCACCGCTGAAGTCGAGAATTATCCGGGCTTCGTCGAGGGCATCGGCGGCTTTGAACTCGCCGACAACATGGAGAAGCAGGCCGCCCGCTTCGGCGCCCGCTTTCTGGATACCCTGGTGACGCGGGTTGACGCCGGGCAGCGCCCCTTCGCCCTTACCACCGACGATGGCCAGCAGCTCACCGCCGATACCATCATCGTCTCCACCGGCGCCTCGCCGCGCAAGCTGGGCGTCCCCGGCGAGGAGCGCCTGGCCAACCGCGGCGTCAGCTACTGCGCCACCTGTGACGGCTTCTTCTTCCGCGGCAAGAAGGTGGTGGTGGTCGGCGGCGGCAATAGCGCCCTCGACGAGGGTCTGTTCCTCACCCGCTACGTCAGCGAGCTGATCATCGTCCACCGCCGCGACACGCTCCGCGCCGATGCCATCTTGCAGGAGCGCGCCTTCAGCAACGAGAAGATCCGCTTCGTCTGGAACAGCGTCGTCGAGGAGATCCTCGGCGAGGACCGCGTGACTGCCGTGCGCATCCGCAACCTGAAGACCGGCGAGACCAGCGAACTGGCCACCGATGGGGTCTTCCCCTACATCGGCCACGTGCCCAACACCAAGCTCTTCGAGGGCATTCTGACGCTGGACGAGGGGGGCTACATCGTCACCGACGGACGCCAGCGCACCAATGTGCCCGGCATTTTCGCCGCTGGCGACGTGGTGGACCACATCTACCGCCAGGCGATCACCGCCGCCGGCGAGGGCTGCAAGGCGGCCATGGAGGCCACCTGGTACCTGGCCGAGCAGGAGCACGCCGCCAAAAAGGCCGCCCAGGCCGAGAGCGTGTCATCGTAACGAGTGGGGCAAGAGGATATTCAGGGGAGGGTCTGGGAGGGTTTCACCCTCCCAGGAAAACACCTTCTTGCCCCTGATGAGGATTAAGAATTGAGTCCGGTATAGCCCGCGAAGGCGGGCTTCGCATCAGTAGCCCGCGGCTTCAGCCGCCGGGCTATCGGGTGAATACCGGTTTCTATTCTTCATCTTCATCAGCCGCCGGGCTATCGGGCGAATACCGGTTTCTATTCTTCATCTTTATCAGGGATCTAAGGAAACCCGGTTTCCCCAGCCCCCTACATCCCCGCCACGGTCTGCACCCGGCTGATCACCCCCAGAATGAGGTTCGGAAACAGGCCCACGACGATCAGCGGCACGACCGCTACCACCACCGCGGCCACGATGGCCGGCGGCGCCGACAGGGGCGTTTCGCTCGACGGCGGGGCGATGAACATGGCCTTGAGCAGCCGCAGGTAATAGTAGAGGCTGATCAGCGTGGTGATCACCGCCACCACCACCAACCAGCGCGCTCCACCCTGCCAGGCGGCCATGAAAACGTAGAACTTCGCAAAGAACCCTGCCAGCGGCGGGATGCCCGCCAGCGAGAGGATGCACAGCGTGAACAGAGCGGCCAGGCCCAGGTTCCGCCGCGCCAGGCCGTTGAGATCGGCGATCTCGTCGCCCCCGACGAGCAGGTTGATCGCTGCCAGCGCCCCGAAGGCCCCCAGATTGGTCAGGGTGTAGACCACCAGGTAGTACAGCAGCGCCGCCGCGCCCTGGTCGCGGTCGAAGGGCTGCGGCGCGGCCCAGGCCACCAGCGCCAGCAGCACGAAGCCGGCGTGGGCCACGCTCGACCAGGCCAGCAGGCGCTTGGCGTTCGTCTGCGGCAGGGCCGCCAGGTTGCCCACCACTACCGTGAGCAGCGCCAGGAAGGCCGCCAGGCTGGTCCAGCCGCCCAGGTCGGCCAGGCTGGCCCCGCCGCTGAGCGCGGGGAAGGCCGTGGTCAGCAGGCGCAGGAGCAGGATAAAGCCGGCCGCTTTTGAGGCCGTGGAGATAAAGGCCGTGATCGGCGTGGGCGCGCCCTGGTAGACGTCAGGCGCCCAGCCGTGGAACGGCACCGCCGCCACTTTGTAGCCTACCCCGGCAATCACGAAGACCATCCCCAGCGTCAGCAGCCCCGAACCAGGGCCGGCGTCGCCGGCCAGTTGGGCGATGCGCGAAAACTGCGTCAGGTCATTCGCCGTCACATTGCCGGCCAGGGCGCTGGCGGCGTAGCCGTAGGCCAGGCTCATCCCGTAGAGCAGGATGCCCGACGACATGGCCCCGAAGAGGAAGTACTTCATCCCCGCCTCGGACGAGCGCGCGTCGTTGCGGAAGTAGCCCGCCAGAATGTACAGCGGGATGCTCGTCAGTTCCACTGCCAGATAGGCCATGATGAACTCGGTGGCCCCGGCCATCAGGCACATGCCCAGGGTCGAGAAGAGGATCAGGGCGTAGAACTCGGCCGGATGGGCGCTCGGACGGTAGTCCAGGCACAGCAGGCTGGCGATGAAGGCCGCGCCGATGAAGGTCAGCCGGGCGATCATTGTCAAGTGGTCGGTGGCGAAGGCGCCGGTGATTGGCTCGCCGCCGGGGCCGCCGCTCTGCAGATTGCGCAGAATGGTGAGCAGCCAGTCGAGCGCCGCGTTGCCGATCGGCCCCTGCGGGGCGCGGGTGCCGGGCACATAGGCGCTCTGCAACAGGGCGATGACGAACACCAGCCCCAGCCCGATCGCCGTCAGCGAGGCCGAGGAGCGCACCCGTTCCAGTTGCGCCTCGGGCGTGCGGCCCCATTTCTCGAAGATGTCCGAGCCGAGCACCAGCAGCGCCAGCACCAGCAGCAGGATCTCCGGCAGCAGCCGCGGGATGTCGGTGATCTGAAACACCGGTCACTCCTTAGGATAACCTCTGCGCGAAGTTCTGGGAGGGCGCGGCCCTCCCCGCGGAACGCTCGCGCCCTGGTCGTGTGGAGGAGGGCGGGGAAACCAGGTTTCCACACGCCCCTGCCTGCCGGGAGGGCGCGACCCTCCCGGGAACGCTTGTGCCCTGGTCATCAGGGGGCGGGTGGGGAAACCAGGTTTCCACACGCCCCTGCCTGCCGGGAGGGCGCGACCCTCCCGGGAACGCTTGTGCCCTGGTCATCAGGGGGCGGGTGGGGAAACCGGGTTTCCCCACGCCTCTGCCCGTCGCGGTAGCGCATCCCAGAGGGTTGCGCGCAGCGCTCCCGGAGCGGCATCGAACACCCAGGCTATCCGGACAGACGCCTATCGCCCCGCCACCACCACCCCGCTGAGCTGGGCCACCACCGGCTGCACCCCGGTGTTGATCAGCTCGGTGAGGATGGCCGGGTAGATGCCCACCACCACCAGGATCACCGCCAGGATGATCGCGCCGGTACGCTCCTGCCAGGTAAGCGCGGGCAGCTTGAAGAACTCGGGGTTCTTCACCTCCCCATCGAAGGTGGCCCAGACCGCGCGGAGAATGTAGGCCCCGGTGACGGGGATGGAGATGGCGGCGATCACCGCAATCAGCGGGTAGCGTTCCCACACGCCCAGGAAGATGGTGAACTCGGCCCAGAAGCCGGCCAGCCCGGGCATACCCATGGACGACAGGCCGCCGAGGATGAACATCCACGCCGCGAAGGGCATCACCTTGCGCAGGCCGCCGAGTTCGGGCAACTGGCGCGTGTGGGTGCGATCATAGATCATGCGCCCGACGACTGCAAAGAACAGTGCCGTCATAATGCCATGGGCGAACATCTGCAACACCGCACCGGTCATCGCCAGTTGGGTGGCAGCGGCCAGCCCCATCAGCACCAGGCCCATGTGGCTCACTGACGAGTAGCCGATAATAAACTTGGCGTCGCGCTGGGCCATGGCAATCGTCGCCCCGTACACGACGTTGAAGATGGTCAGCACGGCAATCACCGGCAGCCAGAGGTTCGCCCCCACCGGCATCAGCCACATCGCCGCCCGAATACAGCCATAGGCCCCTAGCTTCATTAGCACGCCGGCGTGGAGCATGCTCACCGCTGTGGGCGCCGCCACGTGTCCGGTCGGACTCCAGGTGTGGAAGGGGAACATGCCCGCCAGCACGCCGAAGCCCACGAACATCGGCAGGAAGAAGATGCGCTGCAGGTCGCCCGCCAGGGTCACGCTGCGCGACAGCACCAGCATATCGAAGGTGCGCAGTCCCGAGCCGAAGTACAGCCCCAGCATGCCGATGATCGCCAGCGCGCTCCCAGCCATGAGGAACAGGGTAAGCTTCATCGCCCCGTACTCTTTGCGCGTGCTGCCCCAGACGCCGATCAGCAAATACATCGGCAGCACGGCCAGTTCGTAGAAGACGAAGAAGAGAAACAGGTCGAGGGCGACAAACACTCCGTACACCCCGGTGGTCAGCAACAGCAGCAGCACCCAGTACTCTTTGACCCGCTCCTCGATGTTCCAACTCATCAGCGCGCCGGTGAAGATTACCACGCCGTTGAGCACCAGCATTGGCAGGCTGATCCCGTCTACGCCAAGCAGATAGGAGATGCCGAGCTGGGGGATCCACTCCAGCCGCTCGATGAACTGGAAGCCGCCCCGGATCGGATCGTAGGCCAGCCAGACCAGCAGGGAGAGCACCAGCGAGATCAGCGCGAAGATCGCCCCGGTCCAGCGCATGGCCTCGGCCTGGCGATTGGGGATGAGGGCGATGATCGCGGCGGGCGCGACCGTGCTGAGCCAGATCAGGCTCAACCAGGGGATGGTGGTCGGAAGCGTGAACAGGCCCATACGTGCTTTCAAGGGAGCGCGCGCTCCCGCTATGGGCGCGGTGCGCCCGCAAATACGGTCAACTCAGCGCCCGCTGAAACACGGCGACGAGCTGGGTGGCGGTGGTGTTTGCCAGGTTCATCAGCGGCCCGGGATAGACGCCGATCAGCAGCATGAGCGCCAGCAGCGGCAGCATCGTCCAGAACTCGGCCGGCCGCAGGTCGGCCAGGCCCTTCCAGCGTTCGTTGAGCGGCCCCAGGAAGAGGCGCTGGAACATCAACAGCAGCGCCAGGGCGGTGACGATCAGCCCGATGGTCGCCAGGGCGGTGAAGAGCGGCAGAGTCGCCCAGGCCCCGCGGAAGATGAAGAACTCCCCCACGAAGCCGGCCAGCCCCGGCAGGCCCAGGTTGGCGAACATGGCCGTGCCCATCACCCCGGCGAAGGTGGGGGCGATCACCCGCAGCCCGCCGAAGTCGTTGAGACTCCAGGTGTCCGTCCGCGCGTGCAGGGCACCGGCGAGGTAGAACAGGGCCGCCGTGGAGAGGCCGTGGGCCACCAGTTGCACCATCACGCCGTTGAGGGCGATGGCCCGGCTGTCCTGGGCAGCCCCGCCGGGCAGCGCGGCGGCGGCGGCGATGCCGAGCATTACGTAGCCCATATGGTTGATCGAGGTGTAGGCGATCAGCCGCTTGATGTCGCCGCCCACGTTGGCCAGGGCGCCGAACGCGCCAGCGACGATCCCCACCAGGGCCAGGGCGCCCATCACCGGCGCGAAGTACTGACTGGCATCCGGCACGAAGGGCAGCATGATCCGCAGCATGCCATAGGCCCCCATCTTGCTCATCACCGCGCTGAGGAGGATGCTGCCGGCCACCGGGGCCTCGGCGTAGGCGTCGGGCAGCCAGGTGTGGAAGGGCCACACCGCCAGTTTGATGGCGA
This region of Chloroflexaceae bacterium genomic DNA includes:
- the trxB gene encoding thioredoxin-disulfide reductase; this encodes MHNKVVIIGSGPAGLTAALYAARANLEPLVVRGLQPGGLIATTAEVENYPGFVEGIGGFELADNMEKQAARFGARFLDTLVTRVDAGQRPFALTTDDGQQLTADTIIVSTGASPRKLGVPGEERLANRGVSYCATCDGFFFRGKKVVVVGGGNSALDEGLFLTRYVSELIIVHRRDTLRADAILQERAFSNEKIRFVWNSVVEEILGEDRVTAVRIRNLKTGETSELATDGVFPYIGHVPNTKLFEGILTLDEGGYIVTDGRQRTNVPGIFAAGDVVDHIYRQAITAAGEGCKAAMEATWYLAEQEHAAKKAAQAESVSS
- a CDS encoding NADH-quinone oxidoreductase subunit N, with the protein product MFQITDIPRLLPEILLLVLALLVLGSDIFEKWGRTPEAQLERVRSSASLTAIGLGLVFVIALLQSAYVPGTRAPQGPIGNAALDWLLTILRNLQSGGPGGEPITGAFATDHLTMIARLTFIGAAFIASLLCLDYRPSAHPAEFYALILFSTLGMCLMAGATEFIMAYLAVELTSIPLYILAGYFRNDARSSEAGMKYFLFGAMSSGILLYGMSLAYGYAASALAGNVTANDLTQFSRIAQLAGDAGPGSGLLTLGMVFVIAGVGYKVAAVPFHGWAPDVYQGAPTPITAFISTASKAAGFILLLRLLTTAFPALSGGASLADLGGWTSLAAFLALLTVVVGNLAALPQTNAKRLLAWSSVAHAGFVLLALVAWAAPQPFDRDQGAAALLYYLVVYTLTNLGAFGALAAINLLVGGDEIADLNGLARRNLGLAALFTLCILSLAGIPPLAGFFAKFYVFMAAWQGGARWLVVVAVITTLISLYYYLRLLKAMFIAPPSSETPLSAPPAIVAAVVVAVVPLIVVGLFPNLILGVISRVQTVAGM
- a CDS encoding NADH-quinone oxidoreductase subunit M translates to MGLFTLPTTIPWLSLIWLSTVAPAAIIALIPNRQAEAMRWTGAIFALISLVLSLLVWLAYDPIRGGFQFIERLEWIPQLGISYLLGVDGISLPMLVLNGVVIFTGALMSWNIEERVKEYWVLLLLLTTGVYGVFVALDLFLFFVFYELAVLPMYLLIGVWGSTRKEYGAMKLTLFLMAGSALAIIGMLGLYFGSGLRTFDMLVLSRSVTLAGDLQRIFFLPMFVGFGVLAGMFPFHTWSPTGHVAAPTAVSMLHAGVLMKLGAYGCIRAAMWLMPVGANLWLPVIAVLTIFNVVYGATIAMAQRDAKFIIGYSSVSHMGLVLMGLAAATQLAMTGAVLQMFAHGIMTALFFAVVGRMIYDRTHTRQLPELGGLRKVMPFAAWMFILGGLSSMGMPGLAGFWAEFTIFLGVWERYPLIAVIAAISIPVTGAYILRAVWATFDGEVKNPEFFKLPALTWQERTGAIILAVILVVVGIYPAILTELINTGVQPVVAQLSGVVVAGR
- a CDS encoding NADH-quinone oxidoreductase subunit M codes for the protein MDLPAYLIPSPDGVPWLTLLVLSPLAGILLVGLAAALRLDDRIARLGATAWTGVPLAIALVVWSRFDPTASAGGQGAVQLVEKIPWIQAVRVDYFLGVDGLSLPLVLLTTAIAPVAMLASWRLTDRVKAHYALLLLLQAAMLGFFVALDFFFFFIFWEFSLVPAYFLIQLWGRENRRYAAFKFFVYTMAGSIGMLLLFQVIYLSVRQAGLPTFDLIALGRLGLGLPVEGVTGTFRDILFAYMERLGVANVLGRYPLLYTSIAFWAIFIAFAIKLAVWPFHTWLPDAYAEAPVAGSILLSAVMSKMGAYGMLRIMLPFVPDASQYFAPVMGALALVGIVAGAFGALANVGGDIKRLIAYTSINHMGYVMLGIAAAAALPGGAAQDSRAIALNGVMVQLVAHGLSTAALFYLAGALHARTDTWSLNDFGGLRVIAPTFAGVMGTAMFANLGLPGLAGFVGEFFIFRGAWATLPLFTALATIGLIVTALALLLMFQRLFLGPLNERWKGLADLRPAEFWTMLPLLALMLLIGVYPGPLMNLANTTATQLVAVFQRALS